TGCTCCGGAAATCACGCGCATGACCCCGGGACGGGGGACGGGACCGCGCCCACAGGTCCGTCCCCCGCCCCTCTCCCCCCGTCCTCTCCGACCCGCCACCAGGAGCACCAAAATGCCACCCCGTCAGGAACCCGCGCAGAGCGTCGTCGTCCCCTACGAACCGGAGAGCCCGCCTGCCCCGCTGGCGGCGCTGACCGGCCAGGAGGTGTCGGAGCGCTGGCGCGCGGTCGACCGTTCCGCACACGCCCCGCACCTCGTGGCGGTCCCCGGCGACGACGGGGACTGGACTGCTGCGGCCCTCGTCACGGCACGTCCGGGCACGGCCTACCTGAAGATCGTCGATGCCGTCGGCGACGTACGGGCAGCCGTGAGCGCCGTCGTCGCCCACGCGGACGGCCGAGAGCTCGCGCAGGTCAAGTGGGAGGGCTGGACGGCGAGTCCCGAGGACGCCGCCGGCGCAGGCTTCGCCGCACTGAACCCACCGCTCGCCCAGTCGCAGGGCGCGGCAGGACCGGCCACCGGCTACGTCCGCTGGCTGCGCGACGGCGCGAGCACCGCCCCTGCGTACTACGGGCAGTCCACACACTTCACCTGCGGCGCCGTCACCGCTCTGGTCGCGCAGGCACACGCGGGGACGGTGGCGTGGGAGGCGCTCGACCGGCAGGCGGAGCTGACGCTGTGGCGCGACGCCACCAACTTCCTCGCGTGCGAGCCCGTCGGACTGGGCGTCGCCCTGCGCCGGACCTGGCCCGCCTCCCCGGTCACGGTCCACCTGGACACCGGCCGGCCGGTGATGCTCGACCACTACCCGGAGACCGACCGGGAGTGGCGTGCCCTGCTGCAGCGCGCCTCCAGGGCGGACGCGGAGCGCACCGGCGTCCCCGTAGACCCGCGCCGCATCCCCCTGACCGAGATCCGGGACACGGTCGGCCGGGGTGAGCACGTGCTGCTCCTGCTCTCGCTCGGCCGGATGC
This window of the Streptomyces sp. 840.1 genome carries:
- a CDS encoding peptidase C39 family protein, with translation MPPRQEPAQSVVVPYEPESPPAPLAALTGQEVSERWRAVDRSAHAPHLVAVPGDDGDWTAAALVTARPGTAYLKIVDAVGDVRAAVSAVVAHADGRELAQVKWEGWTASPEDAAGAGFAALNPPLAQSQGAAGPATGYVRWLRDGASTAPAYYGQSTHFTCGAVTALVAQAHAGTVAWEALDRQAELTLWRDATNFLACEPVGLGVALRRTWPASPVTVHLDTGRPVMLDHYPETDREWRALLQRASRADAERTGVPVDPRRIPLTEIRDTVGRGEHVLLLLSLGRMQGFDVPHWVLCHGVVPGAVVIDDPWANAATGDTWVDAHLLPVPDPSLDAMSVIAPEGFRGAVTIGRVEEPDAAPSL